A genomic stretch from Anas platyrhynchos isolate ZD024472 breed Pekin duck chromosome 25, IASCAAS_PekinDuck_T2T, whole genome shotgun sequence includes:
- the SPATA19 gene encoding spermatogenesis-associated protein 19, mitochondrial isoform X1, whose amino-acid sequence MIVSLWLAYIAARKGTGGHIPTDSAPDGPVEDVDALATVSWCLRKGEELLSRLFQRVLEIWAEPEAGPQGEPQGEPRAEPRAEPWAEPQAEPAAAPPASQQAGGPSPQGDADRGVQPHGQVLVEDRMKVQYLRWSQTRVHRVSSLLEDDLVEDRKEQAKNGVSQVLLQGMPGTVMDAVMEAVTEAVKDTRIDTVMDAMDTVMDTMKDTMKDTGTYTGLDTETDTGMDTGMDTGTDSGMDSMMDSVMDPMMDPMVDPMVDPMMDPTLDSTLDSMLDTKSQAPLPDED is encoded by the exons ATGATCGTGTCCCTGTGGCTGGCGTACATCGCGGCACGGAAAGGCACCGGCGGGCACATCCCCACTGACAGCGCACCG GATGGCCCCGTGGAGGATGTGGATGCGTTGGCCACGGTCAGTTGGTGTCTGCGCAAG GGTGaagagctgctctccaggtTGTTCCAGAGGGTGCTGGAAATCTGGGCAGAGCCCGAGGCAGGGCCACAAGGAGAGCCCCAAGGAGAGCCCCGGGCAGAACCACGGGCAgagccctgggcagagccccaagcagagcctgcagcagctcctccagcctcccagcAAGCCGGTGGTCCAAGCCCCCAG GGTGATGCTGACCGTGGGGTGCAGCCACACGGGCAGGTCCTCGTGGAGGACAGGATGAAGGTCCAGTACTTGAGGTGGAG CCAGACCCGCGTCCATCGCGTCTCGAGCCTGCTGGAGGATGATCTGGTGGAGGACAGGAAGGAGCAAGCTAAAAATGG CGTGTCCCAGGTGCTGCTCCAAGGCATGCCGGGCACCGTGATGGACGCCGTGATGGAGGCCGTGACGGAGGCTGTGAAGGACACCAGGATAGACACTGTGATGGACGCCATGGACACCGTGATGGACACCATGAAGGACACCATGAAGGACACCGGGACGTACACTGGGCTGGACACCGAGACGGACACCGGGATGGACACAGGGATGGACACCGGGACAGACAGCGGGATGGACTCCATGATGGACTCCGTGATGGATCCCATGATGGACCCCATGGTGGATCCCATGGTGGATCCCATGATGGATCCCACGCTGGACTCCACGCTGGATTCCATGCTGGACACCAAGAGCCAGGCCCCGCTTCCCGATGAGGACTAG
- the SPATA19 gene encoding spermatogenesis-associated protein 19, mitochondrial isoform X2, giving the protein MIVSLWLAYIAARKGTGGHIPTDSAPDGPVEDVDALATGEELLSRLFQRVLEIWAEPEAGPQGEPQGEPRAEPRAEPWAEPQAEPAAAPPASQQAGGPSPQGDADRGVQPHGQVLVEDRMKVQYLRWSQTRVHRVSSLLEDDLVEDRKEQAKNGVSQVLLQGMPGTVMDAVMEAVTEAVKDTRIDTVMDAMDTVMDTMKDTMKDTGTYTGLDTETDTGMDTGMDTGTDSGMDSMMDSVMDPMMDPMVDPMVDPMMDPTLDSTLDSMLDTKSQAPLPDED; this is encoded by the exons ATGATCGTGTCCCTGTGGCTGGCGTACATCGCGGCACGGAAAGGCACCGGCGGGCACATCCCCACTGACAGCGCACCG GATGGCCCCGTGGAGGATGTGGATGCGTTGGCCACG GGTGaagagctgctctccaggtTGTTCCAGAGGGTGCTGGAAATCTGGGCAGAGCCCGAGGCAGGGCCACAAGGAGAGCCCCAAGGAGAGCCCCGGGCAGAACCACGGGCAgagccctgggcagagccccaagcagagcctgcagcagctcctccagcctcccagcAAGCCGGTGGTCCAAGCCCCCAG GGTGATGCTGACCGTGGGGTGCAGCCACACGGGCAGGTCCTCGTGGAGGACAGGATGAAGGTCCAGTACTTGAGGTGGAG CCAGACCCGCGTCCATCGCGTCTCGAGCCTGCTGGAGGATGATCTGGTGGAGGACAGGAAGGAGCAAGCTAAAAATGG CGTGTCCCAGGTGCTGCTCCAAGGCATGCCGGGCACCGTGATGGACGCCGTGATGGAGGCCGTGACGGAGGCTGTGAAGGACACCAGGATAGACACTGTGATGGACGCCATGGACACCGTGATGGACACCATGAAGGACACCATGAAGGACACCGGGACGTACACTGGGCTGGACACCGAGACGGACACCGGGATGGACACAGGGATGGACACCGGGACAGACAGCGGGATGGACTCCATGATGGACTCCGTGATGGATCCCATGATGGACCCCATGGTGGATCCCATGGTGGATCCCATGATGGATCCCACGCTGGACTCCACGCTGGATTCCATGCTGGACACCAAGAGCCAGGCCCCGCTTCCCGATGAGGACTAG
- the SPATA19 gene encoding spermatogenesis-associated protein 19, mitochondrial isoform X3: MIVSLWLAYIAARKGTGGHIPTDSAPGEELLSRLFQRVLEIWAEPEAGPQGEPQGEPRAEPRAEPWAEPQAEPAAAPPASQQAGGPSPQGDADRGVQPHGQVLVEDRMKVQYLRWSQTRVHRVSSLLEDDLVEDRKEQAKNGVSQVLLQGMPGTVMDAVMEAVTEAVKDTRIDTVMDAMDTVMDTMKDTMKDTGTYTGLDTETDTGMDTGMDTGTDSGMDSMMDSVMDPMMDPMVDPMVDPMMDPTLDSTLDSMLDTKSQAPLPDED, encoded by the exons ATGATCGTGTCCCTGTGGCTGGCGTACATCGCGGCACGGAAAGGCACCGGCGGGCACATCCCCACTGACAGCGCACCG GGTGaagagctgctctccaggtTGTTCCAGAGGGTGCTGGAAATCTGGGCAGAGCCCGAGGCAGGGCCACAAGGAGAGCCCCAAGGAGAGCCCCGGGCAGAACCACGGGCAgagccctgggcagagccccaagcagagcctgcagcagctcctccagcctcccagcAAGCCGGTGGTCCAAGCCCCCAG GGTGATGCTGACCGTGGGGTGCAGCCACACGGGCAGGTCCTCGTGGAGGACAGGATGAAGGTCCAGTACTTGAGGTGGAG CCAGACCCGCGTCCATCGCGTCTCGAGCCTGCTGGAGGATGATCTGGTGGAGGACAGGAAGGAGCAAGCTAAAAATGG CGTGTCCCAGGTGCTGCTCCAAGGCATGCCGGGCACCGTGATGGACGCCGTGATGGAGGCCGTGACGGAGGCTGTGAAGGACACCAGGATAGACACTGTGATGGACGCCATGGACACCGTGATGGACACCATGAAGGACACCATGAAGGACACCGGGACGTACACTGGGCTGGACACCGAGACGGACACCGGGATGGACACAGGGATGGACACCGGGACAGACAGCGGGATGGACTCCATGATGGACTCCGTGATGGATCCCATGATGGACCCCATGGTGGATCCCATGGTGGATCCCATGATGGATCCCACGCTGGACTCCACGCTGGATTCCATGCTGGACACCAAGAGCCAGGCCCCGCTTCCCGATGAGGACTAG